Proteins from a single region of Punica granatum isolate Tunisia-2019 chromosome 8, ASM765513v2, whole genome shotgun sequence:
- the LOC116188308 gene encoding D-amino-acid transaminase, chloroplastic codes for MASSLTFSRALTKANDRHSDHPTRITRQFPFARHGRLLPLRRLPRALMGSNSSSRAEALIDSGSQVAAADVPVLDGSEVIQRMRARREDWQGKQQFLAMYSSILGGITTDPTAMLIPMDDHMVHRGHGVFDTAAIMDGFLYELDQHLDRILRSASMAKIRPPFDRETIRQILIRTVSISKCREGSLRYWLSAGPGNFQLSCSGCPESALYAIVIQDQSPFDSGGVKVITSSVPIKPPQFATTKSVNYLPNVLSKMEAEEDGAFAAIWLDGDGFVAEGPNMNVGFITRERELLMPCFDKILSGCTAKRVLNLAEGLGKKGEIRGITLRDVTVEEGKAAEEMMLIGSGVLIRPVVQWDNQLIGDGKEGPVARALHDAIVEDMKSGPSSVRTPVPY; via the exons ATGGCGTCGTCCCTTACCTTCTCTCGGGCCCTCACAAAAGCCAACGATCGCCACTCCGATCACCCAACGAGGATCACACGGCAATTCCCCTTCGCAAGACATGGGCGTCTGCTCCCATTGCGCAGACTGCCGAGGGCACTGATGGGCAGCAATTCGTCTTCCCGAGCTGAAGCTCTGATCG ATTCAGGGAGTCAAGTAGCGGCAGCGGATGTTCCAGTACTCGACGGCTCGGAG GTAATCCAGAGGATGAGGGCAAGGCGAGAGGACTGGCAAGGCAAACAACAGTTTTTGGCTATGTACTCGAGTATTCTAGGTGGAATAACGACGGATCCAACTGCAATGTTGATCCCGATGGACGACCATATGGTTCATAGAGGGCACGGTGTGTTTGATACAGCGGCGATAATGGACGG ATTTCTCTACGAGCTGGACCAGCACTTGGATCGTATTCTAAGGTCGGCATCAATGGCCAAAATTCGGCCCCCCTTCGACCGTGAAACCATTAGGCAAATACTGATACGAACGGTGAGCATCTCCAAGTGTCGAGAAGGTTCCCTAAGATATTGGCTCTCAGCAGGACCGGGTAACTTCCAGCTTTCTTGCTCTGGCTGCCCTGAATCCGCCTTATATGCCATAGTCATTCAAGACCAGTCGCCCTTCGACTCAGGGGGTGTTAAGGTAATTACGTCTTCGGTTCCCATAAAGCCGCCCCAGTTCGCCACCACCAAGAGCGTGAACTATCTTCCAAACGTGCTCTCAAAGATGGAGGCCGAGGAAGATGGGGCCTTTGCGGCCATCTGGCTTGACGGTGACGGGTTCGTGGCTGAGGGCCCGAACATGAATGTGGGGTTTATCACGAGGGAGAGGGAGCTCTTGATGCCCTGCTTCGATAAGATTCTCAGTGGATGCACAGCCAAAAGGGTGCTCAACCTCGCAGAAGGGTTAGGGAAGAAGGGTGAGATTCGGGGAATCACATTAAGAGATGTCACAGTGGAGGAAGGGAAGGCAGCCGAGGAGATGATGCTTATTGGTAGCGGGGTTCTCATCAGACCCGTGGTCCAGTGGGACAATCAGTTGATCGGTGATG GCAAAGAAGGTCCAGTAGCTCGGGCTCTCCATGATGCTATTGTCGAGGACATGAAATCCGGACCATCCTCAGTCCGAACTCCTGTTCCTTACTGA
- the LOC116189271 gene encoding uncharacterized protein LOC116189271 produces MSIIGDALRQAFMPKHEYESLRDEDKAWTKLQRPSLVLSVSLICLVVMTCTIISLNIVFPSDPAKRPFCRDRRLQPLQINLKHRDSDLLPGAFYLTDAETVEYFWIVLFVPSTIIFSVSAVYLLAGILVAYSAPTRHGCLKVVENNYCASRRGGVRCLSILNIVFAIIFGLLALFLGSSLLTLGSSCSVPLFWCYELASWGLVTLYGGTAFFLRRKAAAILDEGELGARNLGLEMLETNPLEVTPDVERRVNEGFKSWMGSSFLSSDEEDEPESYMEAPQHDRIDSTKQRV; encoded by the exons ATGTCGATAATCGGAGACGCCTTGCGGCAGGCATTCATGCCGAAGCACGAGTACGAGAGCCTCCGGGACGAGGACAAAGCTTGGACGAAGCTCCAAAGACCGTCCTTGGTGCTGTCGGTTTCTTTGATCTGTTTAGTTGTCATGACCTGTACAATCATTAGCCTGAACATAGTGTTTCCGAGTGATCCCGCGAAGAGACCGTTCTGCAGGGACAGGAGGCTCCAGCCCCTGCAGATTAATCTCAAACACCGGGATTCAGATTTGTTGCCGGGGGCTTTCTACTTGACGGATGCTGAGACTGTTGAATATTTCTGGATAGTTCTTTTCGTGCCCTCGACGATCATTTTCTCAGTTTCCGCTGTTTATCTTCTTGCCG GCATTCTTGTTGCTTATTCTGCACCAACAAGACATGGATGCTTGAAGGTGGTTGAAAACAATTACTGTGCTTCCAGAAGGG GTGGGGTTCGTTGTCTCTCCATCCTCAACATTGTCTTTGCTATAATTTTTGGACTCCTTGCCTTGTTTCTCGGTTCAAGCCTCCTCACTCTAGGGAGCAGCTGCTCCGTGCCCTTATTTTGGTGCTATGAGCTAGCATCTTGGGGGCTTGTGACCTTATACGGAGGAACAGCTTTCTTCCTGAGGAGGAAAGCTGCTGCAATCCTTGATGAGGGAGAGCTCGGAGCTCGGAATTTGGGGCTTGAGATGCTGGAAACGAATCCCTTGGAAGTCACTCCAGATGTCGAGAGACGGGTCAATGAAGGGTTCAAGTCATGGATGGGTTCTTCCTTCCTCTCCTCGGACGAAGAAGACGAGCCGGAGAGTTACATGGAAGCACCGCAGCATGACCGCATCGACTCCACAAAGCAGAGAGTGTGA